A genomic window from Sorex araneus isolate mSorAra2 chromosome 2, mSorAra2.pri, whole genome shotgun sequence includes:
- the LOC101552246 gene encoding casein kinase I yields MANISDSKADFVVGGKYKLVRKIGSGSFGDIYLAVNITSGEEVAVKLESQKARHPQLLYESKLYKILQGGVGIPHIRWYGQEKDHNILVMDLLGPSLEDLFNFCSRRFTMKTVLMLADQMISRIEYVHTKNFIHRDIKPDNFLMGIGHHCNKLFLIDFGLAKKYRDNRTRQHIPYREDKNLTGTARYASINAHLGIEQSRRDDMESLGYVLMYFNRTNLPWQGLKAATKKQKYEKISEKKMSTPVEVLCKGFPAEFAMYLNYCRGLRFEEAPDYTYLRQLFRILFRTLNHQYDYTFDWTMLKQKAAQQAASSSGPGHQAQPHTGKQTDKNKTNVKA; encoded by the coding sequence ATGGCGAACATCAGCGACTCCAAAGCCGATTTCGTGGTCGGCGGGAAATACAAGCTGGTACGGAAGATCGGGTCCGGCTCCTTCGGGGACATTTACCTGGCGGTCAACATCACCAGCGGCGAGGAGGTGGCCGTGAAGCTCGAGTCGCAGAAGGCGCGGCACCCGCAGCTGCTGTACGAGAGTAAACTCTACAAGATCCTTCAAGGCGGGGTGGGCATCCCCCACATACGGTGGTATGGTCAGGAAAAAGACCACAACATACTAGTCATGGATCTTCTTGGACCCAGCCTCGAAGATCTGTTCAATTTCTGTTCCAGAAGGTTCACCATGAAAACGGTACTTATGTTAGCTGACCAGATGATCAGTAGAATTGAATATGTGCATACAAAGAATTTTATACACAGAGACATTAAACCAGATAACTTCCTGATGGGTATTGGACATCACTGTAATAAGTTATTCCTTATTGATTTTGGCTTGGCCAAAAAGTACAGAGACAACAGGACAAGGCAACACATACCGTACAGAGAAGATAAAAATCTGACTGGCACTGCCCGGTATGCTAGCATCAATGCACATCTTGGTATTGAACAAAGTCGCCGAGATGACATGGAATCATTAGGATATGTTTTGATGTATTTCAATAGAACCAATCTGCCGTGGCAAGGACTAAAGGCTgcgacaaagaaacaaaaatacgaAAAGATTAGTGAAAAGAAGATGTCCACTCCTGTTGAAGTTTTATGTAAGGGATTTCCTGCAGAATTTGCCATGTACTTAAACTATTGTCGTGGGCTGCGCTTTGAGGAGGCCCCAGATTACACGTATTTGAGGCAGCTATTTCGCATTCTTTTCAGGACCCTGAACCACCAATACGACTACACATTTGATTGGACAATGTTAAAGCAGAAAGCAGCACAACAGGCAGCCTCTTCAAGTGGGCCGGGTCATCAGGCCCAACCCCACACAGGCAAGCAAACTGACAAAAACAAGACTAATGTGAAAGCATGA